A genomic segment from Drosophila willistoni isolate 14030-0811.24 chromosome 2L unlocalized genomic scaffold, UCI_dwil_1.1 Seg72.1, whole genome shotgun sequence encodes:
- the LOC6646119 gene encoding uncharacterized protein LOC6646119 has product MSIPFSGTLRRSGGIVSAIGKQLKSVNLKGVKRITVQFDPFAENVKSTREFLFLLSTPKVAQTNPKCVVKPDIVCNRQPASINFSLIETAQEQAKVKEIRFNSENLSTLELLQLCNKHVSSLAPPEEITNKVLTKAEKQKLVGGAGGKKGGSKKK; this is encoded by the exons ATGTCAATTCCGTTTAGCGGGACTTTACGCCGTTCAGGCGGCATTGTATCGGCCATCGGCAAACAACTAAAGAGTGTCAATCTCAAAGGTGTTAAAAGGATAACAGTACAGTTTGATCCGTTTGCGGAAAATGTTAAATCCACAAG AGAATTTCTGTTCCTGCTCTCCACACCAAAAGTTGCCCAAACGAATCCCAAGTGTGTGGTCAAACCGGACATTGTTTGCAATCGTCAGCCCGCATCCATTAACTTTTCCCTAATTGAGACGGCTCAAG AACAAGCCAAAGTCAAGGAGATACGCTTCAATAGCGAGAATTTGAGCACACTCGAACTGCTTCAACTGTGCAATAAGCACGTCTCCTCCCTGGCCCCACCTGAGGAGATAACCAACAAGGTTCTAACCAAAGCAGAGAAACAAAAGCTCGTTGGCGGTGCAGGCGGCAAAAAGGGCGGCAGCAAGAAGAAATAA
- the LOC6646121 gene encoding proteasomal ubiquitin receptor ADRM1 homolog isoform X2: protein MFGRQTLSSNSNSSNLVEFRAGRMNLVGKMVHPDSRKGLVYMTQSDDGLMHFCWKDRTSGKVEDDLIVFPDDFEFKRVDQCKTGRVFVLKFKSSTRRMFFWMQEPKTEKDEEHCRRINELLNNPPSAHQRGGGGSNDSTDLQYMLNNMSQQQLMQLFGGVGQMGGLSSLLGQMNSRTPSSRNTSSSGGGGGGGSSSALQTPENVTVQRTPSAPKGNKSGSSRIQLSSQGEATSGSASSSLDNNDADASATGRSLNIDLSSALSGADAINQLISDPDCVKSLIVHLPESEDADEDRKQQIKDHISSPQFQQALAHFSSALQSAQLGPLIKQFELSNDAVAAAYSGNLEDFVRALEKSLPPGATMPGSSTESSDKKPEAAETPVKEDASATEKQEEKQK, encoded by the exons ATGTTTGGAAGACAAA CACTATCTAGCAATAGCAATAGCAGCAATCTGGTGGAGTTCCGTGCCGGGCGCATGAACTTGGTGGGCAAGATGGTGCATCCAGATTCGCGTAAGGGTCTGGTCTACATGACCCAGAGCGATGATGGCCTAATGCACTTCTGCTGGAAGGATCGCACCAGTGGCAAGGTGGAGGACGATTTGATTGTTTTTCCCGATGACTTTGAGTTCAAACGCGTGGATCAATGCAAAACTGGTAGAGTTTTTGTGCTGAAATTCAAGTCATCGACTCGTCGCATGTTCTTCTGGATGCAAGAGCCGAAAACTGAGAAAGACGAGGAGCACTGCCGTCGCATCAACGAATTGTTGAACAATCCACCATCGGCCCATCAGAGGGGTGGAGGCGGTAGCAACGATAGCACCGATTTGCAGTACATGCTCAACAATATGTCGCAACAGCAATTGATGCAGCTCTTCGGCGGCGTTGGACAAATGGGTGGACTTAGCTCATTGCTGGgtcaaatgaa CTCTCGCACTCCATCGTCACGGAATACCTCCTCATcgggtggtggtggcggcggtggcAGCAGTTCGGCTTTGCAGACTCCTGAAAATGTCACCGTGCAACGGACGCCATCCGCCCCCAAGGGCAACAAGTCGGGCAGCAGTCGCATCCAATTGAGTTCACAGGGTGAAGCCACATCTGGTAGTGCCAGCTCATCGCTAGATAACAACGATGCCGATGCCTCGGCCACCG GACGTTCTCTAAATATCGATCTGTCCAGCGCTCTATCCGGAGCGGATGCCATCAATCAGCTTATATCGGATCCCGATTGCGTCAAGTCTCTGATTGTCCATCTGCCCGAATCTGAGGATGCCGATGAGGATCGCAAGCAGCAGATCAAAGATCACATCTCCTCGCCTCAGTTCCAGCAGGCTCTGGCCCATTTTTCAAGTGCCCTTCAATCTGCACAATTGGGACCGCTAATCAAGCAATTTGAATTGTCCAATGATGCAGTCGCTGCCGCCTATTCCGGCAATCTGGAAGATTTTGTACGTGCCCTAGAGAAGAGTCTGCCACCGGGCGCCACAATGCCTGGTTCTAGTACCGAATCCTCCGATAAGAAACCCGAGGCAGCTGAAACTCCTGTCAAGGAAGATGCCTCCGCCACCGAAAAGCAGGAGGAGAAGCAAAAGTAG
- the LOC6646121 gene encoding proteasomal ubiquitin receptor ADRM1 homolog isoform X1: protein MFGRQTLSSNSNSSNLVEFRAGRMNLVGKMVHPDSRKGLVYMTQSDDGLMHFCWKDRTSGKVEDDLIVFPDDFEFKRVDQCKTGRVFVLKFKSSTRRMFFWMQEPKTEKDEEHCRRINELLNNPPSAHQRGGGGSNDSTDLQYMLNNMSQQQLMQLFGGVGQMGGLSSLLGQMNSRTPSSRNTSSSGGGGGGGSSSALQTPENVTVQRTPSAPKGNKSGSSRIQLSSQGEATSGSASSSLDNNDADASATGKNTSSSSGTTSTGAYANPFQAYLSNLSPEHGAGRSLNIDLSSALSGADAINQLISDPDCVKSLIVHLPESEDADEDRKQQIKDHISSPQFQQALAHFSSALQSAQLGPLIKQFELSNDAVAAAYSGNLEDFVRALEKSLPPGATMPGSSTESSDKKPEAAETPVKEDASATEKQEEKQK, encoded by the exons ATGTTTGGAAGACAAA CACTATCTAGCAATAGCAATAGCAGCAATCTGGTGGAGTTCCGTGCCGGGCGCATGAACTTGGTGGGCAAGATGGTGCATCCAGATTCGCGTAAGGGTCTGGTCTACATGACCCAGAGCGATGATGGCCTAATGCACTTCTGCTGGAAGGATCGCACCAGTGGCAAGGTGGAGGACGATTTGATTGTTTTTCCCGATGACTTTGAGTTCAAACGCGTGGATCAATGCAAAACTGGTAGAGTTTTTGTGCTGAAATTCAAGTCATCGACTCGTCGCATGTTCTTCTGGATGCAAGAGCCGAAAACTGAGAAAGACGAGGAGCACTGCCGTCGCATCAACGAATTGTTGAACAATCCACCATCGGCCCATCAGAGGGGTGGAGGCGGTAGCAACGATAGCACCGATTTGCAGTACATGCTCAACAATATGTCGCAACAGCAATTGATGCAGCTCTTCGGCGGCGTTGGACAAATGGGTGGACTTAGCTCATTGCTGGgtcaaatgaa CTCTCGCACTCCATCGTCACGGAATACCTCCTCATcgggtggtggtggcggcggtggcAGCAGTTCGGCTTTGCAGACTCCTGAAAATGTCACCGTGCAACGGACGCCATCCGCCCCCAAGGGCAACAAGTCGGGCAGCAGTCGCATCCAATTGAGTTCACAGGGTGAAGCCACATCTGGTAGTGCCAGCTCATCGCTAGATAACAACGATGCCGATGCCTCGGCCACCGGTAAGAACACGTCCTCGTCCTCTGGAACGACTTCAACTGGAGCCTATGCCAATCCATTCCAAGCCTATTTATCCAATCTCTCCCCCGAACATGGCGCAGGACGTTCTCTAAATATCGATCTGTCCAGCGCTCTATCCGGAGCGGATGCCATCAATCAGCTTATATCGGATCCCGATTGCGTCAAGTCTCTGATTGTCCATCTGCCCGAATCTGAGGATGCCGATGAGGATCGCAAGCAGCAGATCAAAGATCACATCTCCTCGCCTCAGTTCCAGCAGGCTCTGGCCCATTTTTCAAGTGCCCTTCAATCTGCACAATTGGGACCGCTAATCAAGCAATTTGAATTGTCCAATGATGCAGTCGCTGCCGCCTATTCCGGCAATCTGGAAGATTTTGTACGTGCCCTAGAGAAGAGTCTGCCACCGGGCGCCACAATGCCTGGTTCTAGTACCGAATCCTCCGATAAGAAACCCGAGGCAGCTGAAACTCCTGTCAAGGAAGATGCCTCCGCCACCGAAAAGCAGGAGGAGAAGCAAAAGTAG
- the LOC6646120 gene encoding uncharacterized protein LOC6646120, translating into MVRKHKGTLAVIEQIYQDIPAFSDIFTEESFYVFAFCFVIATIFVAFILSRFITIKPVDF; encoded by the coding sequence atggtcaGAAAACACAAAGGCACTTTGGCTGTCATCGAACAGATCTATCAGGATATACCGGCATTTAGCGATATCTTCACCGAGGAGAGTTTCTATgtctttgccttttgtttcgTTATTGCCACAATATTTGTGGCATTTATACTCTCTCGATTTATCACCATCAAGCCGGTTGACTTTTga